In Helicobacter mastomyrinus, the sequence AATATACTCCATTAAAGGATTAGGTTGTTTAAGTTTGGCATTTTCCTCTTCATTACGCGCGATGACACACCTTGCACCCTCATCTAGCACAAGATAACGCCCGACTTTAATCATTTCTATATCCTCAAACTGCATTTGACGATGAGCGCTTAGGTCTTTGATTTTAAGCGCAATAGAATCTTGTGTGAGGAGGCAGCCTCCACCGGGTTTTTCAAAATATTTGAATCCATAGTTTTTAATCATCTCAAGTTGCCTTGTACGCCCTCTCCCACTCACATCAAGTAATTTTTCTCTATCTACCCAGCCCATTTTCTCCGGGAAGCTTGGCTCTAGGAGCTTAGCACTCATAGGGCGCAAAAGCAGCTCATCAAGGTATCTAGGCTTATTAGGATTGCTTCCATCGCGTGAAAGGAGACTATCAAACTTCGCATTTTCCCCGATACGTCGCACGAGCTTTCTTACTTGGTCGAGGGCTTCTTTGCGTTGCGATTTGGGACGTTGCCCTAAAACCTCTCCACTGATGACAAAGTCCGCCCCTACCTCTAGCAGATAATCAAATGCATTAGCAAACATATTCGCGTGGCAGTCAATACAGGGATTGAAGTATTTGCCATAGCCATATTTTGGCTTAAAAAGCACATCATTAAAGAATTGCCGCTTAATATCGAGGATTTGAAGTTTCACATCAATTTGCGCGGTGGCATTTTGAAAATATGTAAGCTTACTTTTATTCCCTCCAAAGCCGATGTCAAAATGCAAAGCAATCACATCAATGCCTTGGTCTTTGAGGAGTTTCATAGAAATGAGGCTATCACAGCCTCCGCTAAAAAGTGCTAGGGCTAACATAGGGCAGTAATTCTCCTTGTTTGAGTTGTAGAATTTTATGTTTTGTATCCTTAATTAACGCATTTTTATCCTGCAAACTCATATCGCTATGAGGTATATGCGCTAAGAGACGTTCATACGCTTTAGTGATGAATAATCGCAAATGTTCTTTAAGGCTCGGTAAATCGCTTAAAGGTTTTATCTTATCATTAATAGCAATACTTAGGAGCGGCGGGGCTTCGTATTGCTGATTCATAAGGAGATGAAACTCTTCTTTTTTAGAGCTAAAAAGCGATATGTCAATGTATTCAATCGCAAAATCAATGAATGTAGGCTGCTCTAGGAATGTTTTAATCAAAGTGAGTTCGGCAATATCTTGCGTATGGAGGAGGAGCTGAGGCGGGAGCGAGGGGGCTTGTGTGCGTTGGGTATGGATAAGTCGCGTAGGCACAGAAAGCAGCCGCGCTACAAGGGGCTTGTATTCCTCCTGTAAAAGGGGCGTTAATGTATGGAGGAATTGTGTAGATTCTGCTAATGCCTTTTCTTTTTGTAGTGGATTTTCAAGGGCATAACTTTGCGCGATATGTGTGAGAACAAACTCAATAAAGGGCATAGGAGCGGCAAAGATTTCATTAAGTTCATTGATTTGCTTATTTGCCACCATATCCGCAGGGTCGGCTCCATTGGCAAAGATGACCACCCCGCCATCACAATGCGCGTGAGAGAGCATTTGCGCTGCTTTGAAGGCAGCATTTATACCCGCTTTATCTCCATCATAGCTTAAGATGATTTTTGGCTCACCTTTGCGTAAAAGCGGTATATGGTCTTTGGTAAGGGCTGTGCCAAGCGTAGCCACTGCGCAATCAAACCCTGCCTGATGAAGCATAATCACATCAAGATAGCCCTCGCACACGATGATTTTTTTTTGCCTGTAAATTTTGTCTTTGGCAATGTAATAGCCATAGAGTAAGCGTGATTTGTTAAATACTTTGCTTTGGGGGGAGTTAATGTATTTTGCCCTATCGCCACTTATGGTGCGCCCACCAAAGCC encodes:
- a CDS encoding argininosuccinate synthase domain-containing protein, giving the protein MLALALFSGGCDSLISMKLLKDQGIDVIALHFDIGFGGNKSKLTYFQNATAQIDVKLQILDIKRQFFNDVLFKPKYGYGKYFNPCIDCHANMFANAFDYLLEVGADFVISGEVLGQRPKSQRKEALDQVRKLVRRIGENAKFDSLLSRDGSNPNKPRYLDELLLRPMSAKLLEPSFPEKMGWVDREKLLDVSGRGRTRQLEMIKNYGFKYFEKPGGGCLLTQDSIALKIKDLSAHRQMQFEDIEMIKVGRYLVLDEGARCVIARNEEENAKLKQPNPLMEYIVLLDCVGPLGIVESNASRNDKILAARIALSYARTQETNEYRVQIGEEVYSLLPLDRQSAQSYLLLRS
- the dnaG gene encoding DNA primase, with amino-acid sequence MISKHSIEALKQQIDIIEIVGAYVELKKAGSNYVACCPFHNEKTPSFVVSPVKGFYHCYGCGAGGDAIKFLMEYEKISFVESVEKIAAIMGFTLERDKQYEKKPQSLILDEMMRFYQKCLLSHQASLDYLASRHISNASIETFRLGYCGASFESLNFIKQKNLSKKEALDFGVIGQDSGREYARFSNRIIFPIHSPNGKVVGFGGRTISGDRAKYINSPQSKVFNKSRLLYGYYIAKDKIYRQKKIIVCEGYLDVIMLHQAGFDCAVATLGTALTKDHIPLLRKGEPKIILSYDGDKAGINAAFKAAQMLSHAHCDGGVVIFANGADPADMVANKQINELNEIFAAPMPFIEFVLTHIAQSYALENPLQKEKALAESTQFLHTLTPLLQEEYKPLVARLLSVPTRLIHTQRTQAPSLPPQLLLHTQDIAELTLIKTFLEQPTFIDFAIEYIDISLFSSKKEEFHLLMNQQYEAPPLLSIAINDKIKPLSDLPSLKEHLRLFITKAYERLLAHIPHSDMSLQDKNALIKDTKHKILQLKQGELLPYVSPSTF